One window from the genome of Oryza glaberrima chromosome 3, OglaRS2, whole genome shotgun sequence encodes:
- the LOC127767978 gene encoding uncharacterized protein LOC127767978, translating to MLRVYDIVILKIQRPVSEAPESWNMAHLIGRDGDETMLSMRDDNLYVLGFANRSGDWHAFERHAHLFREDVTPLKINDNYGSLLGAGHRGHKDLPRIALGQQAVLDAIQALSNYDPSTTDDRILGDALATLIVTLPEAVRLRKIRDWQLRGWSTGTHLTSKLADEVVKWRVMTCGLLVSHRNNGWWGGEEARDLYGSLRIANKFGAMERVGVMLWPARRKCSEEVLDEWHISKIRRDMMMVQQRG from the coding sequence ATGCTACGAGTGTATGACATAGTCATCCTGAAAATACAAAGACCTGTCAGTGAAGCCCCAGAGTCGTGGAACATGGCGCATCTCATCGGCAGAGACGGTGACGAGACGATGCTGTCGATGCGCGACGACAACCTCTATGTTCTTGGGTTTGCCAACAGGAGTGGAGATTGGCACGCATTCGAGAGGCACGCCCATCTTTTTCGCGAAGATGTGACGCCCCTCAAGATCAATGATAATTATGGTTCTCTTCTAGGAGCTGGGCACCGTGGACATAAGGACCTACCTAGGATCGCCCTTGGCCAACAGGCCGTGCTAGATGCCATACAAGCATTATCCAACTACGATCCATCAACCACAGATGACAGGATTCTCGGAGATGCCCTAGCAACCCTGATCGTTACCCTGCCAGAAGCGGTACGGCTCAGGAAAATCCGTGACTGGCAACTCAGAGGATGGTCCACAGGGACGCATCTTACCAGTAAGCTAGCCGATGAAGTAGTGAAATGGCGAGTGATGACATGTGGACTCCTCGTTAGTCACAGGAACAATGGCTGGTGGGGCGGAGAGGAGGCAAGGGACTTGTATGGATCGTTACGTATTGCGAACAAATTTGGTGCGATGGAGAGAGTCGGCGTCATGCTTTGGCCCGCACGAAGGAAATGCTCGGAGGAGGTGTTGGATGAATGGCACATCAGCAAAATCAGGAGAGATATGATGATGGTGCAGCAAAGAGGATGA